Proteins encoded by one window of Engraulis encrasicolus isolate BLACKSEA-1 chromosome 21, IST_EnEncr_1.0, whole genome shotgun sequence:
- the LOC134437324 gene encoding mucin-19-like, translating to MNINVLSTGILAVLLFVPSQAFPRHADSREFHSDVEDSQLLLSSSKDSSVHPHSRRTHNTHSNYGLLEEDYEYILVSEDSELPPPPVAVRAKRKVEGFEGSLLSRVRREIVESDDEGSGMIDTTTAATTTVKPVTAEAITSTAANTAAQNAETTTAAPATAADTTTVAEATTTEATTATTAAPTTTAAEPATSTTAAPTTTAAATEAPTTVPVTTEATTAADTTTAATTTAAADTTTAAAATTAAADTTAAATTAAADTTTAAATTAAAETTTAAATTAAAETTTPAAATATTAAAATTAAADTTTAATTTAAMATTAAATTAAAETTTAAATTTAAATTAAAETTTAAATEGPTTAAPVTTEATTAADTTTAAATTAAATTTEATTTAADTTNAPTTAATTTAAATTAAATTAAADTTTAAATTAAADTTTAAAATTAAADTTTAAATTTAAATTAAPATAAADTTTAAATTAAADTTTAAATTAAAETTTAAGATTAAATEAPTTAAPVTTEATTAAGTTAAATTTAAADTTTAAAATTAAADTTTAAATTAAADTTTAAATTAAADTTTAAATTAADDTTTAAATTAAAETTTAAAATTAAAETTTAAATTAAAETTTAAAATTAAAETTTAAPTTTAAATEAPTTAAPVTTEATTAAGTTAAATTTAAADTTTAAATTAAAETTTATATTAAAETTTATATTAAAATTAAPATAAADTTTATATTAAADITTAAATTAAAETTTAAAATTAAAETTTAAAATTAAAETTTAAAATTAAATEAPTTAAPVTTEATTAAGTTAAATTAAADTTTAAATTAAADTTTTAATTAAAGTTTAAATTAAAETTTAAAATIAAAETTTAAPTTTAAATEAPTTAAPVTTEATTAAGTTAAATTTAAADTTTAAAATTAAADTTTAAATTAAAETTTAAGTTAAAETTTAAATTAAAATTAAADTTTAAAATTAAAETTTAAATTAAATTAAADTTTAAAATTAAAETTTAAAATTAAPATAAADTTTAAATEAPTTAAPVTTEATTAAGTTAAATTTAAAETTTAAAATTAAADTTTAAADTTTAAATTAAAETTTAAAATTAALLKQRLLLAPLPLPPLLLTQPPLPPQPLPLLTQRLLPLPLQLLKQPLPPQPQLPLPPLQLLKQPPAAATTAAADTTTAAAATTAAADTTTAAATTAAAETTTAAATTAAAATTAAADTTTAAAATTAAAETTTAAAATTAAAETTTAAATTTAAAETTTAAAATTAAPATAAADTTTAAAATAAAETTKAAAATTAAVTTAAAATTAAAATTAAADTTTATTAAADTTTAAATTAAAETTTAAGTTAATTAAADTTTAAAATTAAADTTTAAATTAAAETTTAAATTAAAATTAAADTTTAAAATTAAAETTTAAATAAAATTAAAETADTTTAAAATTAAATTAAADTTTAAATTAAAETTTAAATTAAAATTAAADTTTAAATTAAAATTAAPATAAADTTTAAATTAAAETTTAAVATTAAAETTTAAATTAAAATTAAPATAAADTTTAAATTAAADTTTAAAATTAAAATTAAPATAAAATTAAPATAAAATTAAPATAAPATAAAATTAAPATAAPATAAAATTAAPATAAPTTAAAAATAAPATVAAATTAAAAATTGAPTTTTKAPTTVVTTTAVATTTAAATTAASTRPRYVIGLRFVMLTVFNTDFNDPTSALYQEQSLAVINWATPIYSNRYGTRFIQVIVIAFRAVTRYRMDNTEAELQVVFDQDAPEAFPTAEEVSEQITVALTSDNPLDVVTDSVSTVHSPQVKANARFTTNETTTTSLDITGLINVNSTTYRNRATIVKQELEPFFQEDYTDFISISPLTFSEGTIYPNSLVHFTELHFTYDGNVPSDTDIYNTMLRAARSANLTLDIITVNGTAINTTNSGSTSSRISLYTAISLALISLLATRPW from the exons ATGAACATCAATGTGCTGTCAACAg GGATTCTTGCAGTGCTCCTGTTCGTTCCCAGCCAGGCCTTCCCCAGACACGCGGACAGCAGGGAGTTCCACAGCGATGTAGAGGACTCACAACTTCTGCTGTCGAGCAGCAAAGACTCCTCCGTCCATCCACACTCAAGGAG AACCCACAATACCCATAGCAACTATGGCTTGCTGGAAGAAGACTATGAATACATACTGGTCAGCGAGGACAGTGAGCTTCCCCCTCCACCTGTGGCCGTCCGTGCCAAGAGGAAGGTGGAAGGCTTCGAAGGGTCGCTCCTAAGCCGAGTGCGACGGGAGATAGTGGAGTCTGACGACGAAGGCTCGGGAATGATCG ACACCACAACAGCGGCCACCACGACAGTAAAGCCTGTAACCGCAGAGGCCATCACGTCCACTGCAGCCAACACAGCTGCGCAGAACGCAGAGACTACAACTGCTGCCCCAGCAACCGCTGCCGACACCACCACAGTCGCTGAAGCAACAACCACTGAAGCAACAACCGCTACCACCGCTGCCCCAACAACCACAGCTGCTGAACCAGCCACATCAACAACCGCTGCCCCAACAACCACTGCGGCCGCCACCGAGGCACCAACAACTGTCCCAGTCACCACTGAAGCAACAACTGCTGCTGATACCACTACCGCTGCAACCACCACTGCAGCTGCTGACACAACCACCGCTGCCGCtgcaaccactgctgctgctgacacgACTGCTGCCGCAACCACTGCAGCTGCTGACACAACGACTGCTGCCGCTaccactgcagctgctgaaacaacGACTGCTGCCGCTaccactgcagctgctgaaacaaccacccctgccgctgccactgccaccaccgctgccgccgcaaccactgctgctgctgacacaacCACTGCTGCCACTACCACCGCTGCCATggctaccactgctgctgctaccactgcagctgctgaaacaacCACTGCCGCCGCAACCACCACTGCAGCTGCCaccactgcagctgctgaaacaacCACTGCTGCCGCCACTGAGGGACCAACAACAGCTGCCCCAGTCACCACTGAAGCAACAACTGCTGCTGACACCACTACCGCTGCCGCCACTACAGCTGCTGCCACAACCACTGAAGcgacaaccactgctgctgacacCACCAACGCACCAACTACAGCTGCCACAACCACTGCTgccgctacaactgctgctgctaccactgctgctgctgacacaacGACTGCTGCcgctaccactgctgctgctgacacaacGACTGCTGCAGCTGCCACCACTGCAGCTGCTGACACAACCACCGCTGCCGCTACCACCACTGCCGCTGCTACCACTGCTGCTcctgccaccgctgctgctgacaCAACCACTGCTGCCGCTACAACTGCAGCTGCTGACACAACCACCGCTGCCGCTaccactgcagctgctgaaacaacCACCGCTGCCGGTGCCACCACTGCTGCCGCCACCGAGGCACCAACAACAGCTGCCCCAGTCACCACTGAAGCAACAACTGCTGCTGGCACCACTGCCGCTGCAACCACCACTGCAGCTGCTGACACAACCACCGCTGCCGCtgcaaccactgctgctgctgacacaacCACAGCTGCCGctaccaccgctgctgctgacaCAACCACTGCTGCCGCTACCACTGCAGCTGCTGACACAACCACTGCTGCCGCTACCACTGCAGCTGATGACACAACGACTGCTGCCGCTACaactgcagctgctgaaacaaccaccgctgccgctgctaccactgcagctgctgaaacaaccaccgctgccgctaccactgcagctgctgaaacaaccaccgctgccgctgccaccactgcagctgctgaaacaacCACCGCTGCCCCAACAACCACTGCTGCCGCCACCGAGGCACCAACAACAGCTGCCCCAGTCACCACTGAAGCAACAACTGCTGCTGGCACCACTGCTGCTGCAACCACCACTGCAGCTGCTGACACAACCACCGCTGCCGCTaccactgcagctgctgaaacaacCACCGCTACCGCTaccactgcagctgctgaaacaacCACCGCTACCGCTACCACCGCTGCCGCTGCTACCACTGCTGCTcctgccaccgctgctgctgacaCAACCACTGCTACTGCTACCACTGCAGCTGCTGACATAACCACCGCTGCCGCTaccactgcagctgctgaaacaacgactgctgccgctgccaccactgcagctgctgaaacaaccaccgctgccgctgccaccactgctgctgctgaaacAACCACCGCTGCCGCTGCCACCACTGCTGCCGCCACCGAGGCACCAACAACAGCTGCCCCAGTCACCACTGAAGCAACAACTGCTGCTGGCACCACTGCCGCtgcaaccactgctgctgctgacacaacCACAGCTGCCGCTACCACTGCAGCTGCTGACACAACCACAACTGCCGCTACCACTGCAGCTGCTGGCACAACGACTGCTGCCGCTACaactgcagctgctgaaacaacCACCGCTGCCGCTGCCACCATTGCAGCTGCTGAAACAACCACCGCTGCCCCAACAACCACTGCTGCCGCCACCGAGGCACCAACAACAGCTGCCCCAGTCACCACTGAAGCAACAACTGCTGCTGGCACCACTGCCGCTGCAACCACCACTGCAGCTGCTGACAcaaccaccgctgctgctgcaaccactgctgctgctgacacaacCACAGCTGCCGCTaccactgcagctgctgaaacaacGACTGCTGCTGgcaccactgcagctgctgaaacaacCACTGCCGCCGCAACCACAGCTGCCGCTGCCACCACTGCAGCTGCTGACACAACTACTGCTGCCGCTGCCaccactgcagctgctgaaacaacCACTGCTGCCGCTACCACTGCTGCCGCTACCACTGCAGCTGCTGACACAACCACCGCTGCCGCTGCTaccactgcagctgctgaaacaaccaccgctgccgctgctaccactgctgctcctgccaccgctgctgctgacaCAACCACCGCTGCCGCCACCGAGGCACCAACAACAGCTGCCCCAGTCACCACTGAAGCAACAACTGCTGCTGGCACCACTGCCGCTGCAACCaccactgcagctgctgaaacaaccaccgctgccgctgcaaccactgctgctgctgacacaaccaccgctgctgctgacaCAACCACTGCTGCCGCTaccactgcagctgctgaaacaacCACAGCTGCCGCTGCAACCACTGCTGCC ctgctgaaacaacGACTGCTGCTGGCACCACTGCCGctaccaccgctgctgctgacaCAACCACCGCTGCCGCCGCAACCACTGCCGCTGCTGACACAACGACTGCTGCCGCTaccactgcagctgctgaaacaacCACTGCCGCCGCAACCACAGCTGCCGCTGCCaccactgcagctgctgaaacaacCACCGGCTGCcgctaccactgctgctgctgacacaacCACCGCTGCCGCCGCAACCACTGCCGCTGCTGACACAACGACTGCTGCCGCTaccactgcagctgctgaaacaacCACTGCCGCCGCAACCACAGCTGCCGCTGCCACCACTGCAGCTGCTGACACAACTACTGCTGCCGCTGCCaccactgcagctgctgaaacaaccaccgctgccgctgccaccactgcagctgctgaaacaaccaccgctgccgctaccaccactgcagctgctgaaacaacCACCGCTGCCGCTGCAACCACTGCTGCTcctgccaccgctgctgctgacacaaccactgctgccgctgccactgcagctgctgaaacaacCAAAGCTGCCGCTGCAACCACTGCTGCCGttaccaccgctgctgctgccaccaccgctgccgctgccaccactgctgctgctgacacaaccaccgctaccactgctgctgctgacaccaCGACTGCTGCCGCTaccactgcagctgctgaaacaacGACTGCTGCTGGCACCACTGCCGctaccaccgctgctgctgacaCAACCACCGCTGCCGCCGCAACCACTGCCGCTGCTGACACAACGACTGCTGCCGCTaccactgcagctgctgaaacaacCACTGCCGCCGCAACCACAGCTGCCGCTGCCACCACTGCAGCTGCTGACACAACTACTGCTGCCGCTGCCaccactgcagctgctgaaacaacCACTGCTGCCGCTACCGCTGCCGCTGCTaccactgcagctgctgaaa CTGCTGACACAACGACTGCTGCCGCTGCCACCACTGCAGCTGCCACCACTGCAGCTGCTGACACAACTACTGCTGCCGCTaccactgcagctgctgaaacaacCACTGCCGCCGCAACCACCGCTGCCGCTGCCACCACTGCAGCTGCTGACACAACTACTGCTGCCGCTACCACCGCTGCCGCTGCTACCACTGCTGCTcctgccaccgctgctgctgacacaaccaccgctgccgctaccactgcagctgctgaaacaacCACCGCTGCCGTTGCCaccactgcagctgctgaaacaacCACAGCTGCCGCTACCACCGCTGCCGCTGCTACCACTGCTGCTcctgccaccgctgctgctgacaCAACCACTGCTGCCGCTACCACTGCAGCTGCTGACACAACCACCGCTGCCGCTGCAACCACTGCTGCCGCTGCTACCACCGCTGCTCCTGCCACCGCTGCCGCTGCTACCACGGCTGCTCCTGCCACCGCTGCCGCTGCTACCACGGCTGCTCCTGCCACCGCTGCTCCTGCCACCGCTGCCGCTGCTACCACGGCTGCTCCTGCCACTGCTGCTCCTGCCACCGCTGCCGCTGCTACCACGGCTGCTCCTGCCACTGCTGCTCCTaccaccgctgccgctgctgccaccGCTGCTCCTGCCACCGTTGCCGCTGctaccaccgctgctgctgccgcaacAACCGGAGCTCCAACTACCACTACTAAAGCCCCCACCACAGTTGTCACGACAACAGCTGTTGCTACAACAACGGCTGCTGCAACCACAGCCGCATCAACCCGTCCACGTTACGTGATTGGACTACGATTTGTGATGCTCACAGTCTTCAATACAGATTTCAATGACCCCACCAGTGCTCTTTACCAGGAGCAATCCCTGGCGGTCATCAACTGG GCCACACCAATCTACAGTAATAGATATGGAACAAGGTTCATCCAAGTCATCGTCATTGCATTCAG GGCTGTGACACGGTATCGCATGGACAATACGGAGGCAGAGTTGCAAGTTGTATTCGATCAGGACGCCCCGGAGGCCTTCCCCACCGCTGAAGAGGTCAGCGAGCAAATCACAGTCGCGCTCACCTCAGACAACCCCTTGGACGTGGTGACCGACAGCGTCAGCACCGTCC ATTCGCCACAGGTGAAAGCTAATGCACGCTTCACCACCAATGAGACAACCACCACGTCACTGGACATCACTGGCTTGATCAACGTTAACTCTACCACCTACCGGAATCGCGCGACCATCGTCAAGCAAGAA CTGGAGCCCTTCTTCCAAGAGGACTACACAGACTTCATCAGCATCTCCCCATTAACATTCAG CGAGGGCACAATATACCCCAACTCCCTTGTGCACTTCACAGAGCTGCACTTCACATACGACGGCAATGTGCCCAGCGACACAGACATATACAACACAATGCTACGGGCAGCAAGGAGTGCTAACCTGACTCTCGACATCATAACTGTGAACGGCACAG CCATCAACACCACCAACTCAGGCAGCACGAGCAGTAGGATCAGCCTGTACACCGCCATCAGCCTCGCCCTTATCTCCCTGCTGGCCACACGGCCCTGGtag